In Chlorogloeopsis sp. ULAP01, the following are encoded in one genomic region:
- the secE gene encoding preprotein translocase subunit SecE, which translates to MAKKNEAEIQETTSNGFSLGNFFQGLKEEFEKVVWPSRRQLVSESAAVLLMVSLSASVLFLVDKFFTWAAQQVFG; encoded by the coding sequence GTGGCCAAGAAAAACGAAGCAGAAATCCAAGAAACTACTAGCAATGGGTTTAGCTTAGGCAACTTCTTTCAAGGACTGAAAGAAGAATTTGAAAAAGTTGTTTGGCCCAGTCGCAGACAGTTAGTGAGCGAATCAGCAGCTGTCTTGCTGATGGTATCCCTATCGGCATCTGTGCTTTTTTTGGTTGATAAATTTTTTACTTGGGCAGCACAACAGGTATTCGG